The Labilithrix sp. nucleotide sequence CGTTGTTGAGCGATCCGCTCTTTACGGCAGGATCGTTCGGTGAGGGTCCACACGCAGTCATACAGAGCGCGCTCGCGAAACCGATCGCGAGGCGCAGGGGCCACCAGTTCATGCCGCTCCTCATTCGCGCACGCGGTCCCCCGCGCACGGCGTGTTGTCGTAGACCTCCCCCGCGCGGGGCCGGGTACGCTCACGGCATCCATCCGCAAGCCCCCGACCCCACGACCAAGCCAATCGAAGGAAGTCCCCCTCACGTCGCAACCCCCATGCCTTCCCCCGATCCCACACAAAAACCGCCCGATCCCGCCTCTAGCCCGCCCCTCCCCCCCGGAGGGCCATGACATGGCTGCCAGCCAACCGTATCCCCCCGGAAACAGTCACCCATCCGCACGCCTACGCGCACCATTCCCCCTTGACACCGCCCCCCCACCAGCGCTAAACGCTGCCTTCCCCCAGGCGCGTAGCTCAGTGGTAGAGCACTACCTTGACACGGTAGGGGTCGTTGGTTCAACCCCAATCGCGCCTACAATACCGTAACCACTCGGTTTTCGGGCCCTCCCAGACCCCCTCACAGATCGCTGTCTGGGGGTGGTCTGGGGGTGGTTCGCCGATGCAGCCTCGAAGACGACCACGTTCCGCGTGGCCGCGAGGTGGTCCGGCAGGAGATGCGCGTAGAGCTCCGTGACACGCGTATGCGAATGCCCGAGCACGCGCGCGAGCGCGAAGAGATCAGGCTTCTTGGCGAGGAACATCGATGCGTACGTGTGACGAAGGCGATGGGGGCCGCCGGTGATCGCTGGCGCGTTCGGCGTCGCGCCGCGGCGAAGCTCCGTCGCCTTCGCGAGCACACGTGCCCACGTGTACTTCGGCCAGGACGCATAGCGCTCGCCCTTCGTGTGCTCGCGACCACCGCGCGACGCGCGATTCGTCCGCACGGGAAACACCCACGGCGACTCGCCGGTCCGCGAGCGCTGCTCCTCGAGTACGCGGACGAGGCCATCCGAGAGCGTGACCTCGCGGTCGCGACTCTTCACTTCGTAGTCCTCGTCGTCGTCGTCACCGGCGTCGTCATCACTCCAGATGCGGACCATCGCGCGTGTGAGATCCACGCGAGTCCACGGAAGGTTGATCGCCTCCGAGCGACGGCACCCCGTCTCCGCAAGGAACTTAACCAGCGCGCCGAAGTCGGCGCTGATGATGGACGCCGCCGTGAGGATGAAGCCAACCTCTTCGCGGCTGAAAACCTTCGCTTTGCCTTTGCGCTTCCCGAGCTTGAACCGCGCGATGATGGGCGAAGCGCACGGGATGCCGAGGTGGCGTGCGTAGCGGAGGACCGCGGACAATACGTTCAGCTCGCCGTTGATGGTGACCTTGTCGACGGCTTTGCTGCGCCACTGCTTGTACGCCTCGACCATGGCGGTGGTGATCTGCGTGAGGCGCGTCGCATCGAAATGTGCGCTGAGCGATGCGAGCTGGTAGCGGCGCACGTCCCACGTGGTCGGACGCAACGTCATCTTCGCGTGGGGCTTGTAGTGTTCAACGGAAAAGTCCACGAAGGTGGGCGCGTCTTTCTGCAGATACACGCCCGTCGCCCCGAGCTCGATGCGCCTTCGTGCTTCGTACGCGTTGGCTTCCTTTTTCGAGCCGCGGAACGTGAGCTTCGACCTCTTGCCCCCGATCCACAGGTCCTTCCGCCACGCTTCCTTCTTCGCGTCCCATTTCCATTCCGCCATCTTGTCCTGCGCTGTTCCGCTCGAAGAACGAGCGTACCGATGATCCAAGAATGCGCCAGCGACGACCGACCTTCGTCGCCTTCAGGTCTCCGCGCGCACATAGCGCCACGATCGTCTTCGCGGGGATCCCGAGGCGCTCTCCGACTTCGTCGGGCGACAGCACGGCGTCCGGCTCGGGGAGATGCCGCATGACCGCCCCGCCTGCATTCCGCACCGATACGCCACGCCGATCGCCGCTTTCGACGGCGGTCGTGCTGTCCTCTGAATGACCACGCGGGCGCATCGCCCTTCAGTTCTGAGCGCTCTTTCGCGCCGCGCCAATTGGAAGGTTTTAGCCGACGCTTCTTTCCGGAACGCCGACTCGCGTTGCGTCGCGGCATCGCCGCCGAGACTTATCGACGGTCCCCTCGTCGATGGCGCGTCGTCGAGGCGTCGAGCGCCGAGGACCGTTTCGTGCTCGGCTTATCGTTCTCGCCGCCCGCAACACTCGGCGATTGCTCGCGGCGCTTCCTCACGCGTCCGACCGCCGCGCGGAAGGCGCGGTGGACCTGCTCGGCGTCTTCGACGTCCTTCAGTTCCGGTCGATCGACGACGAGCCGCGCGATCTGCTCGTCGCTGAATCCCGCCGAAGAGAGCCGCTTCGTGATGTCCTTGATAAGCCGTTGCGGCGGATTTGCGCGCGCGAGTCCTGCATGATCGGGAGAGGCAAATTCCGAGAGGCGCTTGTTGCGCACCCACTGGAGCTCATCGCGGGCGTACTCGAGAACGCGGTTCATTCGCTCGCACGTCTCGAACGAAGGCGGTAGCGAGCGGCTCAAACGAACGCCGTGGGCCGGAGCAACCGGCGTAGCAGCCCACGCCTCCAGGCGCTCCATCTTGCGACGCGCCGCTTCATGCAGGAGATCTATCTGCTGCACGAGATCCTCGATCTGCTTCAAGAACGGAACCTCCTCGTCCCACTGAGGTCGCTCGGCCGCGTGCATCTGGAGCATTCGGATCACGTCGCTCACGGCGCATGCCCTGCAATGCTCACGCGCATGACCTGGCTTTGATGCCTCCATCATGTGCCCAATCGCGAGCAGGGACGCGGTCTGTTCTGGCGAATCAGACGGTTGTGCAGCGCTAAGAACCTCGTCGGTGTAGAGATTCGAGCGGAACGCGAACGCAGGTTGCCCGTCGGCACCGGGCGTTGGTGGGTTCTCCGACCCGCGCTTGACGCTCCGGAGCTTCATGTCGTCGACGTTTTCGGCGAGCCACTGCCCGACACGCGCAAGTGTTTCCGCCGGGTGCAACCGATCCTCTCTGTCGTTCTTCCGGACGCTCCCGCGCTGTCGTCGCATTCCGGCCATGCCTAACGATGCCACGAGACGAGGCGCGAGACCGCTCGTCCGACGCCGTGACTGCCGTGGAAAGAAGCGCCACGGAAACCTTCCATTTCCCGGAGGACCTCGGCGTAGCGCCGGCGAAAGCGCGTCTGCGACGCGCCCGCGCCTCTA carries:
- a CDS encoding site-specific integrase, whose protein sequence is MAEWKWDAKKEAWRKDLWIGGKRSKLTFRGSKKEANAYEARRRIELGATGVYLQKDAPTFVDFSVEHYKPHAKMTLRPTTWDVRRYQLASLSAHFDATRLTQITTAMVEAYKQWRSKAVDKVTINGELNVLSAVLRYARHLGIPCASPIIARFKLGKRKGKAKVFSREEVGFILTAASIISADFGALVKFLAETGCRRSEAINLPWTRVDLTRAMVRIWSDDDAGDDDDEDYEVKSRDREVTLSDGLVRVLEEQRSRTGESPWVFPVRTNRASRGGREHTKGERYASWPKYTWARVLAKATELRRGATPNAPAITGGPHRLRHTYASMFLAKKPDLFALARVLGHSHTRVTELYAHLLPDHLAATRNVVVFEAASANHPQTTPRQRSVRGSGRARKPSGYGIVGAIGVEPTTPTVSR